The DNA segment TGTGGATAATTGTGGATAAAGTGGATAAGACGAAAATCGAATGTATGATTTGTGCAATTTGTCTGGTTTACAATAAAAACTTATTTTATGTAACCAGGAAACACGATTCGACAGGAGCTGTCTGGGGGAGCGGCAGCGAAATTATGACTAAATTGTTAAAAAAATAGGAAGGGATTGAATAAAACGCGGGAAGGTGCTAGAATATATAAGATTGTATCATAGGGAACCAGACCAATTTTTCAATAAATGTATTTAGGAGCGAGCAGAATGAATCTTGTGGAGAAAGTATTTGGAACGCACAGTGACCGGGAGCTGAAGCTGATTTATCCGATTGTCAAGAAGATCGAGAGTCTGCGGCCGACCATGCAGGCTATGAGCGACGAGGAGCTGCGCGACCAGACAAGAAAATTCAAAGAGTGCCTGGCCGGAGGGGAAACGCTGGACGACATCCTGCCGGAGGCATTTGCTGCCGTGAGAGAGGCGGCCAGGAGAACATTAAATATGGAACATTACCCGGTGCAGCTCATCGGCGGAATCGTGCTGCATCAGGGCCGCATTGCCGAGATGAAGACAGGCGAAGGAAAAACCCTTGTTTCCACATGTCCGGCCTATTTAAACGCGCTGGCCGGAAAAGGCGTCCAGATCGTCACGGTCAACGACTATCTGGCAAAGCGTGACGCCGAGTGGATGGGACAGGTTCATGAATTCCTGGGCCTGAAAGTGGGCGTCGTCTTAAACTCCATGACCTCCGCCGAGAGAAAGGAAGCCTACAAGTGCGACATCACCTACGTGACGAACAACGAGCTGGGCTTCGACTACCTGCGCGACAACATGGCGATTTACAAGGAGCAGATGGTGCTCCGTGACCTGGACTACTGTATCATCGACGAGGTGGACTCGGTTCTCATCGACGAGGCCAGGACGCCGCTTATCATTTCCGGACAGAGCGGAAAGTCCACGAAGCTCTACGAGGTCTGCGACATCCTCGCAAAGCAGTTAAAGCGCGGCGAGGAGTCCGGGGAGTTCACAAAGCTCAACGCCATCATGGGCGAGGAGATCGAGGAGACCGGCGACTTTATCGTAAACGAGAAGGACAAGGTTGTGAACCTGACGGCCGACGGCGTCAAGAAGGTGGAGGAATTCTTCCATATTGAAAACCTGGCTGATCCGGAAAATCTGGAGATCCAGCACAACATCATCCTGGCCCTCCGCGCCAACTACATGATGTTCCGCGACAAGGACTATGTGGTAAAGGACGACGAGGTTCTGATTGTCGATGAATTTACCGGCCGTATCATGCCGGGCCGCCGCTATTCCGACGGCCTCCATCAGGCCATCGAGGCGAAGGAGCATGTGAACGTCCGCAGGGAGAGCAAGACCCTTGCAACCATCACCTTCCAGAACTTCTTCAATAAATTTGCAAAGAAAGCCGGCATGACCGGTACGGCCCAGACCGAGGAGAAGGAGTTCAGAAACATCTACCAGATGGACGTTATCGTGATCCCGACCAACAAGCCGGTGATCCGTCTTGACCGGGAAGACGCCGTCTATAAGACGAAGAAAGAGAAATTCAACGCCGTCGTCGAGGACATCGTAAAGACTCACGAGACAGGCCAGCCTGTCCTGGTTGGTACGATTACCATTGAGACGTCGGAAATGTTGAGCCGCATGTTAAAAAAGCGCGGCATCCCGCATAAGGTATTAAATGCCAAGTTTCATGAGCTGGAGGCGGAGATCGTCGCCGAGGCCGGCGTCCACGGCGCCGTCACCATCGCCACCAACATGGCAGGCCGCGGTACGGATATCAAGCTGGATGACGAATCCAGGGCAGCCGGCGGCTTAAAGATCATCGGTACCGAGCGCCACGAGTCCCGCCGGATCGACAACCAGCTTCGCGGACGTTCGGGACGTCAGGGAGACCCGGGCGAGTCCCGCTTCTATATCTCTCTGGAAGACGACCTGATGCGCCTCTTCGGCTCCGAAAAGCTCATGAGCATGTTCAATGCCCTTGGCGTGCCGGAGAATGAGCAGATTGAGCACAAAATGCTTTCTTCTGCCATCGAAAAGGCTCAGAAGAAGATCGAGAACAACAACTACGGAATCCGCGAGAACCTGCTGAAATACGACGAAGTCATGAACGAGCAGCGCGAGGTGGTTTACGCAGAGCGTATGCAGGTGTTAAACGGCGAAAACATGCGCGATGTGATCATGAAGATGGTGACAGACATCGTTGAGGGCGCCGTGGACATGTCCATCCCCGACGACAAGGCCGCGGAAAACGGAGATTTTAAGGAATTAAACGAGCTTCTGCTTCCGATCATTCCCTTAAAGCCCATCGGGGCCGACGACGAGAAGCGGAAGATGAAGAAGGAAGAATTAAAGCACGCGCTGAAGGAAGAGGCCATCAAGTTCTACGAGTCCAAAGAGGCGGAATTCCCGGATTCGGAGAAAATCCGTGAGATCGAGCGCGTGATCCTTCTGAAAGTCATTGACAATAAATGGATGTCCCACATCGACGACATGGATCAGCTCCGCCAGGGCATCGGCCTCCAGGCCTACGGCCAGCGCGACCCGCTTGTGGAATATAAGATGAGCGGCTATGAGATGTTCGACGACATGTCGGCGGCCATCCGCGAGGATACGATCCGCATCCTCTGCCACATCCGCGTGGAACAGCGGGTGGAGCGTGAGCCGGCTGCCAAGGTGACGGGAACCAACAAGGACGACAGCGCCCAGAAAGTGCCCCAGAGGCGGACGGTTCAGAAGATTTACCCCAACGATCCGTGCCCCTGCGGCTCCGGAAAGAAGTTTAAACAGTGCCATGGCAGAAAGCTTTTGGCGCAGCAGTAAGAGAGGACGGCAAGTATGGTTGAGTTAGACCAGTTCAAGTACACCTTATCCACGTATGAAAAGCCCTTAAAGGAGGTGCGGGATTCCTTAAATCTCGATGCCAAGCTGCAAAGAATCGACGAGCTTGACAAGACCATGGAGGAGCCGAGCTTCTGGGAGGACGCGGAAACCTCCACCCGCCTTGTGAAGGAAGCGAAGAACCTGAAGGATACGGTTGAGGAATTTCATAAGCTCCAGAACCAGTACGAGGAAATCGAGCTGATGCTGGAGATGGGATATGAGGAGAATGATCCGGAAATCATTCCTGAAATTCAGAAGATGATGGATGCGTTCACGACGGAACTGGACGCTCTGCGCCTTCGGACTCTTCTTACAGGGGAATACGACAGCAACAATGCGATTCTGAGGTTAAACGCGGGAGCCGGCGGCACCGAGGCCTGCGACTGGTGCAGCATGCTTTACCGCATGTACTGCCGGTGGGCCGAGAGCAAAGGCTTTACCACGGAGGTGCTCGACTTCCTCGACGGCGAGGAGGCCGGCATCAAGTCCGTGACGGTGCAGATCAACGGCGTCAACGTGTTCGGATATTTAAAATCCGAGCGCGGCGTCCACCGTCTCGTGCGGATTTCCCCGTTCAACGCCAACGGAAAGCGCCAGACGTCCTTCGTGTCCTGCGACGTGATGCCGGACATCGAGGAAGACCTGGATGTGGAGATCAACCAGGACGACCTGCGTATCGACACCTACCGCTCCAGCGGCGCCGGCGGCCAGCACATCAACAAGACGTCGTCGGCCGTCCGGATTACCCATATCCCGACGGGAATCGTCGTCCAGTGCCAGAATGAGCGTTCCCAGTTCCAGAATAAGGATAAGGCCATGCAGATGTTGAAGGCCAAGCTTTACATGCTGAAGCAGCAGGAGAACGCCGAGAAGATTTCCGACATCCGCGGCGACGTGAAGGAGATCGGATGGGGAAGCCAGATCCGCTCCTATGTGCTTCAGCCGTACACGTTAATCAAAGACCACCGGACGGGCTACGAGAGCGGAAACGTAAACAGTGTCCTGGACGGCGGCCTGGACGGCTTTATCAGTGCTTACTTAAAGTGGGAGAGCCTCGGAAGGCCCCAGGTGAAAGGCGGAGACCTGGAATAATCTTAACATAATATAAGAAGACCTTGTGCCGGAGAATACGAAACCGTGTTTTCCGGCTTTTTTTATTGCATCTTATCTCACCTGCATTTACATTCGGCAGAATTTCTTGATTTTCATTTTACACGGATCTTACAAAGATGTTACGGCTCTGTGGTGTTTCATTCCCCGGGAAAATGGTAAAACCTTATTGTACAGAGAAAAGAAAAAACGAAAAAGGAATCCATGAGGAGGAAAAAGATTATGAAAATCAGAAAATTGATTGCACTTACGGGAGCTGCCCTGCTGGCGATGAGCGCCATGACGGGATGCGGCAGCCAGGAGACAGAGACGACAGCAGCCACCACGGCTGAGACCACCACGGAAACAGAGACAACAACTGCTGGTGAAACCACGACGGAGGCAGAAACGACAACGGCAGAGGCGGCAGAGGAAGCACTTTCCGGCAGCATCTCCATGTCCGGCTCCACTTCCATGGAGAAGGTAGCAAACGCCCTTCGTGAAAGCTTCATGGAGAAATACCCGGACGTATCCGTTTCCGTAGAGTTCACCGGTTCTTCCGCAGGCGTTGAGGCCGTGCTTTCCGGCACCAGCGACATCGGAAACTCTTCCAGAAACTTAACGGATGACGAGAAGTCCGCAGGCGCTGTGGAAAATATCATGGCAATCGACGGAATTGCCGTTGCCGTTGATACGGCCAACACGGTTACGAACCTGACAAAGGATCAGCTTACGGAAATTTACACCGGCGCAGTCACCAACTGGAGCGCAGTCGGCGGCGAGGATATGCCGATTGTCGTAGTGGGACGCGAGGCTGGTTCCGGTACGAGAGGCGCTTTTGAGGAAATCCTTGGAGTAGAAGATCAGTGCGCTTACGCAAACGAGCTGGACAGCACAGGCGCCGTTATGGCAAAGGTTGCCTCCACGCCGGGCGCCATCGGCTACATCTCCCTGGACGCCATTGATGATTCCGTGGCAGTCCTCCAGCTCGACGGCGTAGACGCGACGGCTGAGAACATCAAGGCCGGCACCTACTTCTTAAACCGCCCGTTCGTAATGGCTACCAATGGAGAAATCTCCGCTCAGAGCGACCTGATTCAGGCATGGTTCGAGTATGTGTTCTCCGCAGAAGGCCAGGAAGTTGTTGCAAACGCAGGACTGATTACGGTGGAATAATAACATGACGGAAAAACAGACCTTTTCCATAAAAGCAGATGCAAGAAAGAAAGCTCTTGTGGAACATGCGGCACAGTTCATCTTTACAGTATGTGCATTCTTTGCGGTGATGGCGGTTCTCTCCATCACCGTCTACATGTTCTTAAACGGTACGCCGGCCCTCTTTGAGGTGGGGATCACGGATCTCCTTTTCGGAACCGTGTGGAAGCCAACGGCAAAGGAGCCGTCCTTCGGAATCCTTTACGTCATCCTGACCTCCATCCTGGGAACATCGGCAGCCGTCGTGATCGGAGCGCCCATCGGCGTGTTCACCGCGGTATTCATCGAGGAAATCGCGGGAAAGAAGATGGCGGCTATCGTGAAGCCGGCCGTGGAACTTTTAGCGGGAATCCCGTCGGTAATCTACGGGCTTCTCGGCATCTACCTCTTAAACCCGCTCATGTATAAGTTGGAGCGTCTGGTTTTTGCAGGTTCCACGACCCACCAATATACCGGCGGCGCCAACCTTTTGTCGGCGGTGATTGTCCTTGCGATCATGATCCTGCCGACGGTCATCAACGTGAGCGCCTCGGCCCTCCATGCCGTGCCGAAACAGCAGAGGGCGGCCTCCTATGCCATGGGGGCCTCGAAAATCCAGACGATTTTCAAGGTAGTGCTCCCGTCGGCCAGATCCGGCATCATTGCAGCCGTCGTTTTAGGAACGGGCCGTGCCATCGGCGAGGCCATGGCGATTACGCTTGTTTCGGGAAGCTCTGTCAATATCCCGCTTCCCTTTAACTCCGTCCGCTTCTTAACGACAGCCATCGTCAGCGAGATGGGCTACGCGGCAGGGCTTCACAGGCAGGTACTATTTACCATCGGCCTCGTGCTCTTCGTGTTTATCATGTGCATCAACATCGGACTTACGAAGATCCTCAAAGGAAAGGAGGACGCATAGATGGAGCGGGTCAGCATCATGAACAGGAAAAGACGGATTTCCGATGACATCCTGACGGCCGTCATCTATCTGTCGGCCTTCATCGCTGTGGCGATCCTGGTGGGGATCATCGGCTACGTCTTTTTCCGCGGCATCAGCCAGGTAAACTGGGAGTTCCTTACGAATGTGCAGAGCGCATCCAAGGGCACCGTGGGAATCGCGGGAAACATCGTAAACACCTTATACATCGTCATTCTCACGCTTCTCGTGGTGACGCCCATCGGAATCGGCGGCGCCATTTACTTAAGCGAGTATGCAAAGCCTGGGAAATTCGTTTCCCTGATTGAATTTACCATTGAAACCCTGACGGGAATCCCGTCCATCATTTTCGGCCTGTTCGGAAGCGTGTTCTTCGGCGAGGTGTTAAAACTTAAATATTCCATGCTGACCGGCGCCCTGACCTTAACGATCATGGTGCTGCCGCTCATCGCAAGGAATACCCAGGAGGCTTTAAAGACCGTGCCGGACAGCTACCGCAGCGGCGCCCTCGGCATCGGTGCCACGAAATGGTACATGATCCGGACGATCATCCTGCCGAGTGCCATGCCGGGAATCTTGACAGGCGTGATTTTAGCCATCGGCCGCACCGTCGGCGAGTCGGCAGCCCTCTTATTTACGGCCGGCAGCGGATACGATCTGCCGAAGGGCGGCATGGGACTCGTGCGGAAGCTCTTTGAACCGGGCGGCACCATGACCATTGAGCTGTATCTCCAGATGGCAAAGGGAAAATATGACGTGGCGTTTGGAATTGCCTGCGTGCTTCTGGTTCTCGTGCTGGTGATGAATTTCCTGGCAAAATACCTGGCGGGAAGATTCAATGTGGAGAACCGGAAATAATTTTGGAAGAGGAACGATATGCTGGAAAAGAAAATTGACGTGAAAGGGCTGAACCTGTACTACGGGGAAAACCATGCCCTGAAAAATGTGAATATAGAAGTCCGGGAAAATGCCGTGACAGCGCTCATCGGCCCGTCCGGCTGCGGGAAATCCACGTTTTTAAAGTGCTTAAACCGCATGAACGACCTGGTGGACGGCGTCCGCATTGACGGACAGATTTTGTTAGACGGGGAAAACATCTACGACGCCGGCGTGGATACCACGCTCCTTCGCAAAAAAGTGGGCATGGTGTTCCAGCAGCCGAACCCGTTCCCTATGAGCATCTACGATAACATCGCCTACGGCCCGAGGATCCACGGGATCAAGAACAAGGCGAAGCTCGATGAAATCGTGGAAAATGCCCTGAAGGGAGCCGCTATTTTTGACGAGGTGAAGGACCGGCTAAAAAGCCCTGCCCTGGGGCTTTCCGGCGGACAGCAGCAGAGGCTCTGCATTGCGAGAGCTCTGGCCGTGGAGCCGGAGGTGCTCTTGATGGATGAGCCCACATCGGCTTTGGATCCCATTTCTACTTTGAAAATCGAGGATCTGATGAACGACCTGAAAAGCCAGTACACGGTGGTCGTCGTTACCCACAATATGCAGCAGGCGGCCAGGGTATCGGATGTGACGGCCTTCTTCCTTTTAGGAGAGTTAGTAGAGGCCGACGATACCATGAACATCTTCGGAAGTCCCAAAGACAAGAGGACGGAAGACTATATTACAGGCCGGTTTGGCTGATAGGGAGGGAGCAAATGTCACCGAGAACAGTATTTGAACAGGAATTAAAGGAGCTGCGTCTTGATGTGCTCCAGATGGCAGACTGGGTGGAAAACGGCTACGACAATCTTTTTGAGGCCCTGGAGAAAAAGGACGGCGAGACCATGAAAAAATTCGTGCGCCACGACAGGGATATCGAGGATATGCAGCGGAACATCGAGGCCAAATGCCTGAATCTCTTTACGAGGCAGCAGCCGGTAGCCAGGGATTTAAGGACCGTGTCGGCGGCCATGAAGATCGCCACGGACATGGAGCGGATCGGAAACCACCTCTCCGACATGGCAGAGCTTTTCGTCCGCATGAATTTTGCACCGCTTTCCGGCTATTCGGGATGTTTTGCGGACATGATCCGCGACACGAAGATTTTCGTCCATAAGGCCACCGACTCTTTTGTGAACAGGAACATGGAGCTGGCAAAAGAGGTGGTTGACGGGGATGATGAGATCGACGAGTATTTCAACCAGGTAAAGCGGGATGTGATCGGCCATTTAAAGAGCGGCACGATGGACGCCGACGGCTGCGTGGATGCGCTGATGGCGGCCAAATATCTGGAAAAGATCGGGGATCACGCGGTCAACATCGGCCAGTGGGAGATCTTCCAGGAGACAGGTGTGATCGACGAAATCCGTCTCCTTTAATCATACATCTGCACCAGGGGCGCCGGGAGCTTACAGACGTGTAAACTCCCGGCGCTTTGCATTGTATAAAAAGGCGGAAATCCTTTCTCTTCCCCCGCTTCCCATACGGCGGATTTTGTGGTAAGATAGCAAAGCAACGGACAGCAAAGGCTTCCGGAAGAGGAATGAGCGAAAGGACTTCCGCATATGAAAAATCGGGAAAAAAGGACAAAAAGACCATACGGTTTCTGTGGGCCAGCATGATCGGCATTCTTGTGCTCTGCATCGGCGTATTTGTCTGGATCACGAGATATATGTCGAAGGAGAGCGAGGAGACCATGGAACAGGTCGGGGAGATTTACATGTCGGAGGTAAACCGGCAGATGCAGCTCCACTTCCGTTCCATCGTCGAACTGCGGTTCAGCCAGATGGAGGGGATTCTGCTGCGGACGCCGCCGGAGAAGGCGGAAAGCTATGGGGAAGAGATGGCCCATGACCTGTCAGTAAGCGCCCGTGTGCGGGAATTCACATATCTGGGCCTCTATTCCAGGGACGGGACGCTGGAAACGGTTTATGGGGAGCCACTGGAGATTATCAACGGCGGCCCGTTTACAGAGGCATTAAGCGCCGGAGAAAACAAGGTAGCCGCATGGATGACCGGGAACGGGGATACGCTTCTGGTTTTTGGCATCCCTGCGTCCTATCCCATGGCAGAAGGGAAGGAAAGCCTGGGGATTGTGGCAGGCGTTCCCATGAAGGGACTCAACCAGACCATGTCCCTGAGCTCTGCGAAGGCGCTGTCCTTCTCTCATATCATCCGTAAGGATGGTTCTTTTGTTCTCCGGAACGCGGACGTGGCTGAGGAGACATATTTCCAATGGATTCTCGAAGAAACCGAATTTCTGGACATGACGGCTGAAGAAGGCATGAACGCTATGGAGAGTGCTTTCCAAAAAGGCGAGAATTTCTCGTCGCTTTTAAATATTGAAGAAGAGCGGTACCATGTTTACTGTACGCCGCTTCCGTATTCGGAATGGTATCTGGTTTCCATCATGCCATACGGCCCTCTGGACGAGACGGTGAACGAGCTTGGCGTGCACCGGGTCGCGGCGATCCTGAGAGGCTGCGGACTGATTCTTCTGGCGCTTCTCTTTGTGTTTTTCTCCTATTACGGCATGACAAGGCAGCAGATGAAGGACTTAAGGCGCGCCATGAAGGAGGCGGAGCGGGCCAACCGTGCAAAGAGCGAGTTCCTCTCCAACATGAGCCATGATATCCGGACGCCGATGAATGCCATTGTCGGCATGACGGCCATCGCAGAGGCACATCTGGACAACATGGCACAGGTAAAGGACTGCCTTCGGAAAATTGAGCTTTCCAGCCGCCATCTTCTTGGGCTCATCAACGATGTGCTGGACATGGCAAAGATTGAGAGCGGGCGGCTGTCCCTGAATGCGGAAGTAATTTCCCTGCGTGAAATCATGGATGGCCTCGTGGGGATCATCCAGCCGCAGGTCGAGGCAAAAGAGCTGAACTTTGACATTGTCCCGGAACATATCAGGACAGAGCATGTAGTCTGCGACAGTGTGCGTTTAAACCAGGTTCTTTTAAACCTGCTTTCCAATGCCGTCAAATTTACAGCGGAGGGCGGCCGGATCGAAATGGCCGTAAGGCAGGAGCCGTCCCCGTCTGGAGACGAATATGTCCGCATCCACTTTTATGTGAAAGATACAGGAATCGGCATGTCGCCGGAATTCCAGAAGAAAATCTTTGAATCCTTTGCAAGGGAAGACAATAAGCGTGTGCATCGGACAGAGGGAACCGGCCTCGGCATGGCCATTACAAAATACATCATTGACCAGATGGGCGGCACCATTGAGGTAAAAAGCGAGCAGAACAAGGGCAGCGAGTTCCATGTGGCGCTGGATTTGAAGGCAGCAGCGGACGGGGCCAGCGAGCAGGAGCTCGACGGGAAACTCGTGCTGTTTGCCGATGGCGACAGCCGTGTCTGCCAGTCCGCCGCAGAGCTTTTGGCCTCCATGGGAGCAAAGACGGACTGGACGGCGGATGGACGGGAAGCCATCGGGATGGTGGAGAGAAGCCGCGAAGAAGGACGGAGCTATGACGTCATCCTTCTGGGCTGGAACCTGATGGAGCCTGACGGGACTGAAATGGTGAAGGAAATCCGCAGCCTGATGGGAAGCGCCGTGCCGGTTCTCCTGGTTTCTGCCTGCGGCTGGAGCGGGGCCGAGGCAAAGGCGAAGGAAGCCGGCGCAGACGGCTTTATCAGGAAGCCCCTGTTCCGGTCGGCGCTTTCTGCCGTAATTCTCCCGCTTTTTAACAAAGAGGTGCAGGCCGCAGAGGTCATGGAAGAGGCGGAGACGGCCGCGAATATTCAGGGGAAACGGCTCCTGATTGCCGAGGACAACGAGCTCAACTGGGAGATTGCGAATGAGCTTCTCACAGACTGCGGGTTCCTTCTGGACTGGGCCGAAAACGGGAAGCGCTGCGTGGAAAAGTTTGAGGCTTCTGAGCCGGGATACTACGCGGCTGTCCTGATGGATATCCGGATGCCTGTCATGGACGGCTACGAGGCCACAAGGGCGATCCGGACATCGAACCGGCCGGACTCCGGCCTTCCGATCATCGCCATGACGGCCGATGCTTTTGCCGAGGACGTGAAAAAATGCCTGGACTGCGGCATGGATGCCCATGTGGCAAAGCCTTTGGATATCCGAAACCTGGCGGCCGTGCTGGAAAGACTGATTTAAAGAAAGAAGCCGTCATGATGCCGTAAAAAAATCCGGCCTCCCTGCTTTTTCGGGAAGGCCGGAATTTCTTACAGATTTTCCATCCGCGTAGCAAGAAGCGGAAGCTGTTCTCTGACGGAATCCACTTCATCCAGGTCGATGACCGTAGTCTGGAGCTGTTCGGAAGCGCCGAGCTGGTTCAAAACCGTGCCCCAGGGCGAGACGGCGATGGAATGGCCCCAGGAATGGTAGGAGGCGCTCCTGTCCCTGGCCGGCGCCGTGCCGAAGGTAAAGACCTGGTTGTCGATGGCACGGGAGCGGAACAGGACTTCCCAGTGGGCCGGCCCGGTTGTCATGTTGAAGGCGGCCGGGACGAGGATGATTTTTGCGCCCTCTAAAACCATGCGCCTGGCTAACTCCGGGAATCGGAAATCATAGCAGATGCAGAGGCCGATTTTCCCAAATTCCGTATCAAAGACCGTGGCGGAATTTCCCGGCGATAAGGTGTCGGATTCTTTAAAGCACTGGCCGCCCTTTACGTCGATATCGAAGAGATGGACCTTCCGGTGCTTGGCGATCTGGCGTCCCTCCCGGTCAAAGACATAGGCCGTGTTGTAGACGCGCCCGTCGTCCCCCAGCTCCGGCACGGAACCGGCGGAAAGATAAATCCGGAATTTTTTTGCGGCATCGGAGAGAGCGGCCCAGACGGGGCCGCCTTCTTTTTCGGCGTAGGCCGGGAAATTCGGCGTCTCATAAGGGCAGACGAACATCTCCGGCAGGCAGACGATGTCGGCCTTCTCCTCTTTGGCCTGCCAGAGCTTTGGGATCAGCATTTCAATATTTTTCATCTTGTCGCTGTAAACGCGGGTCTGGAGCTGTACGATGGTGAGCTTTGTCATGGTATGAACCCTCCTTTTTAATGGAACTCGTTACTTACCAGTTTAAAGACTGCGGCGCAGAATGTCAATTCCGCAAAACAGCCGGAGGAAGAAATTTCCACCGGTGAAAATTCCTGCAATTCCTGAGGAAAATCTCCGCCATGGACGTCTGCTTTCGGATTGTATGGGGGAAAATACTTGATTTTTTTATACAATTATGCTAATATCTTCCGAGTAAAGACAAATGTATTTGTGAGACGAACATGCCGTACAGTCTTGTGCGGCAGAAGGGGCTTTTTAAAGATGGAAGCAAAAAAGAGATATTACGTGGTAAATGAGAGGGCGCTGCCGGAGGTACTCCAGAAGGTCGTGGAAGCGAAACGGCTCCTGGATTCGGACCGCTCCATGACTGTTCAGGAGGCCACGGAGCGGGTGGGCCTAAGCCGCAGCTCCTTTTACAAATATAAGGACGACATTCTTCCTCTTTCCGACAATACCAAAGGGAAGACCGTGACCCTGGTGACGCAGATGAATGACGAGCCAGGGCTTTTGTCGGATCTTCTCCATGTGGTAGCCACCTACCGGGCCAACATCCTGACGATCCACCAGACGATCCCGGTCAACGGCGTGGCGACGGTGACTTTGAGCGTCGAAGTCCTGCCGGATACGGGGAACGTGGCGAGGATGATGGAAGAGATCGAAGAACTGACGGGAATTTATGACATCAGGATTTTAGGAGTGGAAAAGTAATGAAAGCAGCAATCATGGGATACGGCACGATTGGCTCCGGGGTTTTTGAGGTGCTCCGGGAAAATCGTGAACAGATAGAAAAGAAGGCGGGAGAGCCCATCGAGATCAAATATGTGCTCGATCTGCGGGACCTTTCCGGGACACCGGCGGAGGAAGCGGCAGTGAAAGACCTTTCCGTGATCGAGAACGACCCGGAGGTCTCCATAGTCGTAGAAACCATGGGCGGGACGACGCCGGCCTATGAGTTTGTAAAGCGGTGCCTCTTAAAGGGAAAACATGTGGTGACGTCCAACAAAGCGCTGGTGGCGGCCCACGGGACAGAGCTTTTAAGGCTTGCCGGGGAAAAGGGCGTAAACTTCCTGTTCGAGGCCAGCGTCGGCGGCGGGATCCCGATTATTAGGACGTTGAACGACAGCCTGGCCGGCGAAGACATCCTGGAAATTTCCGGCATCATGAACGGCACCACCAACTATATCCTGTCCAAGATGTACGAGGAGGGCTGGACGTTTGATGACGCCCTGCGGACGGCTCAGGAGCTGGGCTACGCGGAGCGGGATCCAAAGGCCGATGTGGAGGGCTATGACACATGCAGGAAGCTTGCAATCCTGACGGCCGTCTCCACAAGGAAAGAAACCAGCTACGAGGACATCCCGACAAGAGGGATCACAGACATCACCGACCTGGATTTCAGCTATGCGGCCAGGCTCGGCACTTCGATTAAGCTCCTTGGCATCAGCCGCAAAAAAGACGGGAAGCTCTATGCCGAGGTGGCGCCGGTGATGGTTGGGGCCCAGAATCCGCTGTATTCCGTGAGCGGCGTCTACAACGGGATCATGGTGACAGGGAATATGCTCGGCGTGTCCATGTTTTACGGCAGCGGCGCCGGGAAGCTCCCGACGGCAAGCGCCGTGGCGGCCGACATGATCCATGCGGCGATTCGGAAAAACAGCCGGCTGTCGCCTGGCTGGTGCGAAGAAAAGCAGGAAATCCTTCCGGCTGACCTTCTGGAGCGGAGATACTTTGTGCGATTTGAAGGGAAGCGCCAGGAGAAGAAGGAGATCGTGGAGAACGCCTTCGGGAAGGTGAAATGGATTTCCCTGGAGGGTATGG comes from the Eubacteriaceae bacterium Marseille-Q4139 genome and includes:
- a CDS encoding response regulator is translated as MSERTSAYEKSGKKDKKTIRFLWASMIGILVLCIGVFVWITRYMSKESEETMEQVGEIYMSEVNRQMQLHFRSIVELRFSQMEGILLRTPPEKAESYGEEMAHDLSVSARVREFTYLGLYSRDGTLETVYGEPLEIINGGPFTEALSAGENKVAAWMTGNGDTLLVFGIPASYPMAEGKESLGIVAGVPMKGLNQTMSLSSAKALSFSHIIRKDGSFVLRNADVAEETYFQWILEETEFLDMTAEEGMNAMESAFQKGENFSSLLNIEEERYHVYCTPLPYSEWYLVSIMPYGPLDETVNELGVHRVAAILRGCGLILLALLFVFFSYYGMTRQQMKDLRRAMKEAERANRAKSEFLSNMSHDIRTPMNAIVGMTAIAEAHLDNMAQVKDCLRKIELSSRHLLGLINDVLDMAKIESGRLSLNAEVISLREIMDGLVGIIQPQVEAKELNFDIVPEHIRTEHVVCDSVRLNQVLLNLLSNAVKFTAEGGRIEMAVRQEPSPSGDEYVRIHFYVKDTGIGMSPEFQKKIFESFAREDNKRVHRTEGTGLGMAITKYIIDQMGGTIEVKSEQNKGSEFHVALDLKAAADGASEQELDGKLVLFADGDSRVCQSAAELLASMGAKTDWTADGREAIGMVERSREEGRSYDVILLGWNLMEPDGTEMVKEIRSLMGSAVPVLLVSACGWSGAEAKAKEAGADGFIRKPLFRSALSAVILPLFNKEVQAAEVMEEAETAANIQGKRLLIAEDNELNWEIANELLTDCGFLLDWAENGKRCVEKFEASEPGYYAAVLMDIRMPVMDGYEATRAIRTSNRPDSGLPIIAMTADAFAEDVKKCLDCGMDAHVAKPLDIRNLAAVLERLI
- the pstB gene encoding phosphate ABC transporter ATP-binding protein gives rise to the protein MLEKKIDVKGLNLYYGENHALKNVNIEVRENAVTALIGPSGCGKSTFLKCLNRMNDLVDGVRIDGQILLDGENIYDAGVDTTLLRKKVGMVFQQPNPFPMSIYDNIAYGPRIHGIKNKAKLDEIVENALKGAAIFDEVKDRLKSPALGLSGGQQQRLCIARALAVEPEVLLMDEPTSALDPISTLKIEDLMNDLKSQYTVVVVTHNMQQAARVSDVTAFFLLGELVEADDTMNIFGSPKDKRTEDYITGRFG
- a CDS encoding carbon-nitrogen hydrolase family protein: MTKLTIVQLQTRVYSDKMKNIEMLIPKLWQAKEEKADIVCLPEMFVCPYETPNFPAYAEKEGGPVWAALSDAAKKFRIYLSAGSVPELGDDGRVYNTAYVFDREGRQIAKHRKVHLFDIDVKGGQCFKESDTLSPGNSATVFDTEFGKIGLCICYDFRFPELARRMVLEGAKIILVPAAFNMTTGPAHWEVLFRSRAIDNQVFTFGTAPARDRSASYHSWGHSIAVSPWGTVLNQLGASEQLQTTVIDLDEVDSVREQLPLLATRMENL
- the pstA gene encoding phosphate ABC transporter permease PstA → MERVSIMNRKRRISDDILTAVIYLSAFIAVAILVGIIGYVFFRGISQVNWEFLTNVQSASKGTVGIAGNIVNTLYIVILTLLVVTPIGIGGAIYLSEYAKPGKFVSLIEFTIETLTGIPSIIFGLFGSVFFGEVLKLKYSMLTGALTLTIMVLPLIARNTQEALKTVPDSYRSGALGIGATKWYMIRTIILPSAMPGILTGVILAIGRTVGESAALLFTAGSGYDLPKGGMGLVRKLFEPGGTMTIELYLQMAKGKYDVAFGIACVLLVLVLVMNFLAKYLAGRFNVENRK
- the phoU gene encoding phosphate signaling complex protein PhoU, whose amino-acid sequence is MSPRTVFEQELKELRLDVLQMADWVENGYDNLFEALEKKDGETMKKFVRHDRDIEDMQRNIEAKCLNLFTRQQPVARDLRTVSAAMKIATDMERIGNHLSDMAELFVRMNFAPLSGYSGCFADMIRDTKIFVHKATDSFVNRNMELAKEVVDGDDEIDEYFNQVKRDVIGHLKSGTMDADGCVDALMAAKYLEKIGDHAVNIGQWEIFQETGVIDEIRLL